TCTCCGAATGAAGAGAAGAACGCTTAGAATCGGCGGAGTCACCATCCGCCCGGGAGAAACCAAGGACATCGGCCTGAGGCTCTCCGAGACCTACACGGGCGATCTGGTACGCATGCCGGTGCGCGTCATTCGAGCCAAGAAGCCGGGTCCGCGCGTGTTCGTGACCGCCGCCATCCACGGCGACGAGATCAATGGCACCGGCATCATTCACGACTTTCTCTTCGGCGACACCTGCGAGATCGAAAAGGGAGCCCTCATTCTCGTACCGGTGGTGAACGTGCTGGGCTTCGAGAACAACCAGCGCTACCTGCCGGACCGTCGCGACCTGAATCGCAGTTTCCCCGGGGCTCCTCGCGGCAGCATGGCCTCGCGCATCGCTCACACCCTGATGAGCGAAATCACCGCGAATTGCGACTTCGGCATCGACCTGCACTCCGCCGCCTTCCAGCGCACCAACTTTCCCAACGTGCGAGCGGATCTCGCCAACCTGGAGATCCGCAAGCTGGCTCGGGCTTTCGGCTGCGCCCTTGTCATCGACGGAAAAGGACCGCTGGGATCCTTTCGTCGCGAATGCGCCCGGGCCGGCTGCCCCACCATCATCCTCGAAGCAGGCGAGCCGTGGAAGATCGAGCCCAGCGTGCTCCAGATCGGCGTGCAAGGCATCCGCAACGTGCTCATCCACCTAGGAATGCTGGCTGGCAAGGTCACCCCACCGCCCTATCAGGCCATCATCCGCAAGACGCAATGGGTCCGCGCCACGGTGGGAGGCATTCTGAAGTTTCACATCAGTCCCGGCGAATTCGTAACGGAAAACCAGCCTATCGCCACCAACTACAGCATTCTTGGCATGGAGCAGAACATCATCACCAGCCCCACCAACGGCATCGCCATCGGCATGGCCACCATGCCAGCGGTCAAGCCGGGCGAGCCGGTATGCCACATCGCCACGCTCTCCTCCCAGCAGATCCGGCGCTACCAAGCTCAACTTGAAAAAGCCAAGGAACACGCCTACGTCCAAGCTCAGACGGATCTCGCCACCAACATGGATGTCGTAACGTCGCCTGAATGAATCGGCGCTAACTTTGCTATACACCACCCGCGCCTCTCAGCGCACCGACATGAATACCAACGCTCCACGACCGAACTTCTCGATCGTCGCCCAACCGACCGAATCAACTTGCGGTCCGACCTGCCTCTACGCAGTGTATCGACACCTTGGCGACAATTCCTCGCTCGAAGAAGTCATCGACACCATTCCGGAAAATCCGGACGGTGGCACCTACTCCGTCATCCTCGCCAACCATGCTCTCCAACGCGGATACAAAGCCACCATCTACAGCTACAACCTTCGCGTGTTCGATCCCACATGGAGGCAACTGAGCCGAGAGGATTTGAAGGAAAAGCTGCGCCAGCGCCTCTCCCAGCTCACCAGCAAGCGCGGACGCGCAAACCTCAGCGCCTACATCGCGTTTCTGGAACTCGGCGGCACGGTGCGACAGGACGAACTCACCACCGATCTGCTGCAATCGCTTCTGCTGCAAAATCACCCCATCATCGCCGGGCTGAACTCGACCCATCTCTACCGCAACGCGCGCGTGAAACGATCGGGCAAGGACGACGACGTGCACGGCGAGGTCGAAGGCCATTTCGTAACGCTTTTTGGATACAACGCGGATTCCCGCGAAGTCCATGTAGCGGATCCTTACCGAAAGAATCCGCTTTCCGACACGCATCTCTACTCGGTCGATGTCCAGCGCCTGATCAACGCCATCATGCTCGGCATCGTCACCTACGACGCCAACCTGCTCGTCATCGAAGCCCCTACTCCCACAAAAAGCTAGCCCCGCTTTCCAATCATGAAAAACGGCACTTCCTTCGTCGACTCACCTTTTCGCATCGTTGTCGACTCACTTTCAAAAATCCCAGAACGCTTTCAATCGCTTCCGATCATCACCTCGAGCGTGTATCTATCTACCGAATACGCTGAGCGAAAGCGTCTCAAGATCGTCAACCTCTGCTCTCATCGCAAGGCCCTTTCGACCAGCTACTACGTCTCCTTGCTCGCTGATGCCAGAGATCACCGAGCCATCCCGGAAGCGAAGACGCTGCATCAACTCGAGAGCAAGCTGCTGATCCGAGACGCCATCCGCGAACACGACGATCTGATCCAGTCCTCCTTCCGACGCCTGCTGGCCTCGCACTTCACCCTCAGCGTCTACTTCGGAAAAAACCTGGCCAAATCCTACGACAAGCTCGCTAAGCGGCTATACGCGCTCTTCCCTTGCCCTCTGGTTCAGTACCAGTTCCACAAGAAGGACGGCAAATGGAAGCTCAAGGAAGTCGTGCAGCTGGGCCTGCACCAGACCCCAGAGGAGCACCACGACTTCATTAAGGAACAGCTCGACTCCATGCTGCACAAGCGCTGGCGCCGCGACAATCCGAACAAGACCTATCGCTACGAAATCGCCATTTTGGTGAACGAGCAGGAGGCGAACTCCCCCTCGGATGCAGGCGCTTTGGCCAAGTTCTGCAAAGCGGCCCAGACGCTCGACATGCGAGCGGAAATCATTTCGCCGCGCGACCTGCCGCGCCTGATGGAGTTCGACGCCTTGTTCATGCGCGAAACCACCCGACTGGACAATCACACCATACGCTTCTCCCTCAAGGCCGAACGCTCCGGCATGGTGGTCATCGACGATCCCGAATCCATCCGCCGCTGCTGCAACAAGGTCTACCTGGCCGAACTGCTCAGGACCCGCAACATCCCGACACCTCGATCGACCCTGATCACCCGACGCAACCTCCAGGAAGTCGCTCCGACCTTCAGCTTTCCGCTAGTGGTTAAAATCCCCGACGGCTCCTTCTCCATCGGCGTGCACAAGGTGAAGAGCGAGGAGGAGCTGCTCACGCTCTGCAAGGAGCTGCTCGGCACCTCCAGCATCCTCATCGCCCAGGAATTCGTGCCGACGGAATTCGACTGGCGCATCGGCATCATCGACGGAAGACCCTTGTACGCCTGCCGCTACTACATGAGCAAAGGGCACTGGCAGATCTACAATCACGCGGTAAAGGGAGCCGACTCGACAGGCGACAGCAACGGAGTGCCGATCGATCAAGTTCCCGCTGTGGTGCTGGATACCGCTCTCAAAGCCTCCTCGCTCATCGGAAAGGGCCTCTACGGCGTGGACATCAAGCAAAGCGGCGACACCGCCATGGTGATCGAAGTGAACGACAATCCCAGCATCGACGCTGGCGTGGAGGACGAGCTCATCGGAGACGAGCTCTACCTCGCCATCATGAACACCTTTTTGAAGCGTCTCGAAGCGAAGCGAGAACGCGCCTCTCAACAGAATGAACCATCCTCATAACTGCTCACACGACCAGACTTCAAATGATCACCACTGACCGTCCAACCTTGTCCCTCTTCCAAGCCTTCGGCATCGAGTTAGAGTACATGATCGTCGATCGCGACAGCCTTCGCCCCCGTCCCATCGCCGAATCCATCCTGCTCGATGCGGACGGAAACACCGTTCAGGAAGTCTCGCTCGGATCGATCGACGTTTCCAACGAGCTCGCCACCCACGTGCTCGAGTTCAAGACAGCCGCTCCCACCAGCGACTTGGAGAAACTGGAAAACGATTTCGCGGCAGCGATCACGGAGATGAACAAGCGGCTCGCCACGCAGAACGCCATGCTGGCGCCCGGCGGCATGCACCCGTTCATGAATCCGGAGATCGAAGGGCGCACCTGGAGCAAGGGCGACCGCACCATCTACGAGACCTACGATCGCATCTTCTCCTGCAAGAGCCACGGCTGGTTCAATCTTCAGAGCTGCCACATCAATCTGCCCTTCGCCAACGAGCAGGAGTTCGCTCGTCTGCACGCCGCGATCATCCTCATCCTGCCGTACTTGCCCGCCCTCTGCGCAAGCAGCCCGTTCATCGAAGGGGAGCATCGTGGATCTTTGGATACGCGCATACTCGTCTACAAAAACAACCAGATCAAGGTCCCGGAAATCATCGGCTCCATCATTCCAGAGCCGGTTTTCTCCTACGCGGAATACCAAAGCCAGATTCTGCAGAAAACCTACGCCGCGATCGCTCCGCTCGACCCCGACGGCATCCTCCAGTACGAGTGGCTAAACTCGCGCGGGGCTATCGCTCGCTTCGATCGAAACGCCATCGAAATCCGACTTTTGGATACGCAGGAATGTCCGACACAGGATATTGGCATCTGCTCGCTGATCATCGCTCTGCTGGAAAAGCTGTGCTCTCTCGACATCGATGAACTGAAGACGCTGGCGAGGCGCTATCCGCCAGAGCGACGCAAGCAACAACTGCTCGCCATCGCTCAGGACGGCTTCGAAGCCGATCTGGATCTGCGAGACTTGGCGGACGTTTTCCAGCTGAACGCCAAAGCCACCACCGTGGGCGAGCTCTGGGACCGAGTGGTAGACGAATTGAAGCAGCATCCTCGCGTGTCCAAGCGCAAGGAGGCTCTCGGCTACGTGCTGCAGGAAGGCAACCTGGCGGAACGACTGCTCAATCACGTCGGAGCCACCCCGACGCAGAAGCAACTCGAAACCGCCTTGCGCGAGCTAGCCAACTGCCTCGCGCAAGGCAAACCCTTCGTCCCAAACAATCGCTAGGGATTCGTTCTCCCCTTTCATGCAAACCGTTCCCATCCCTGGATACAGCTTCATCGTTACGGCAGAACATGCCACCGACGTCATTCCGCGCAGCTGCATCGAATTGCTGACCGGACTGATCGCCAGCTCCGAAACGCACCAAATCTACGATCCGGGAACGAAAGCCATCGGCGTCGAACTGGCCAGTCGTCTCGAGTCCTCCCTGCTGCTTGGCACCTGCACGCGTCTCGCCATAGACCTGAATCGCTCGCTGGGAAGCGCCTCCCTATTCAGTCCGCCGGTCTTCGCGGCAAGCGAGGGACTGAAAATCGACCTGATAAACGATCACTACGCGCCTTTCCGCTGCGAAACGCAGCAGTTGATCCGAAAGCAGATCTCCGCCGGCAACACTGTCGTTCACCTTTCCCTACATAGCTTCACCAAGGTCTTTCTCGGCCAGAGGCGCGAGGTCGATCTCGGCGTCCTCTTCGACGACCAGCGAAGCCGCGAAAGCGCCGTCGCTCGCGCCTGGCTGCGCAACCTCAAGAGGGTGCTTCCCGACTTGACCATTCGAGAAAACGAGCCCTACCACGGCCGCGAAGACGGGCACACCACAGCATTGCGTCGGCAGTATCCTGATAGTCAATACATCGGAATAGAGATCGAGCTAAGTCAGGAGCTGGACTTGGAGCTGGACGCGGAGCTCTACGCCAAGGTGATCGCCAACAGCTTGCTGCGAACCCTAACCGTGCCGCCATCTCACAGCTAATCAACGATCGCTCCCAGCCGCTGCCGGGCCGGACTCCAGCATCGACGTCTCCTCGGCGACAGAGCCGTTTCGCGCCGCCGCGAGTTTCTTTCCATAATGTCGGCTGATGATCGCCATGGCGATGGGAAGAAGAAAATAGGCGAAGCCCGCGTAGACGCCAATGCGTTCAGGCATCGTAGCCGCCCACAAGGTCGACAGCAGGCCGACCAAAAATTGCGTCAGCCAGATCGCTATGCCCGTTCTGGTGAGAGCCAGCTCGATCTCGTTCAAGCCAAGCTCCTCGCGAGAGCGATAGGACCGCCAGTACAGGGCCATCAAGCTGCCTGTCAGAGCCATGAAACCAACCCCGTAGATCGCGAAAAGCCCTTTCACCTCAAACGCCTCGTTAGCTTCGAAATCCTGAGGCACCCAGCCTTGTGTCGCCCAGCTTAGAAAGGTAGAGAATATCAACCGTAGTGGAAAAACGTATACCAGCACGGTGAAGATCATAAACAGGGTCAGACCTGTGGTCCATCGATCCTCCAGCCCGTATCGGCGACTCCAAGATCGATGAGCGATCCAAAATACCGCAATCTGAGCGAAGCAAAGCGCGAAACCGGGCACGCGTTTCAACGCTTCCAGCAGTTCGGCGTAGTTGCCAGGGATCGTCACTGTCCACATCACTAAACTCGTAACGGCGAACGCGAAGGCGGCGTCCGAAAAGACTTCCATGCGCGTCATGGCCTCGCCACGCATGCGGAAGCCATCCTTGCAAGGCAGCGACGAAAGGGATTCTGCAGACCAAGTCATTTTTTCCTATGCTTTCTAATTTCCACTTCTACCGATTTCGAGGCAGGCGTAAAACTGCCGCTCGCCACATGATCGATAGGTACCAATACGTTCGCCTCCGGAAAGTACATCGCCACGCAACCTCTTGGAATATCGTAGGGAATCGCCAAATACAACCGCGCCCAGCGC
The DNA window shown above is from Pelagicoccus sp. SDUM812003 and carries:
- a CDS encoding succinylglutamate desuccinylase/aspartoacylase family protein; this encodes MKRRTLRIGGVTIRPGETKDIGLRLSETYTGDLVRMPVRVIRAKKPGPRVFVTAAIHGDEINGTGIIHDFLFGDTCEIEKGALILVPVVNVLGFENNQRYLPDRRDLNRSFPGAPRGSMASRIAHTLMSEITANCDFGIDLHSAAFQRTNFPNVRADLANLEIRKLARAFGCALVIDGKGPLGSFRRECARAGCPTIILEAGEPWKIEPSVLQIGVQGIRNVLIHLGMLAGKVTPPPYQAIIRKTQWVRATVGGILKFHISPGEFVTENQPIATNYSILGMEQNIITSPTNGIAIGMATMPAVKPGEPVCHIATLSSQQIRRYQAQLEKAKEHAYVQAQTDLATNMDVVTSPE
- a CDS encoding C39 family peptidase — translated: MNTNAPRPNFSIVAQPTESTCGPTCLYAVYRHLGDNSSLEEVIDTIPENPDGGTYSVILANHALQRGYKATIYSYNLRVFDPTWRQLSREDLKEKLRQRLSQLTSKRGRANLSAYIAFLELGGTVRQDELTTDLLQSLLLQNHPIIAGLNSTHLYRNARVKRSGKDDDVHGEVEGHFVTLFGYNADSREVHVADPYRKNPLSDTHLYSVDVQRLINAIMLGIVTYDANLLVIEAPTPTKS
- a CDS encoding RimK family protein, with the translated sequence MKNGTSFVDSPFRIVVDSLSKIPERFQSLPIITSSVYLSTEYAERKRLKIVNLCSHRKALSTSYYVSLLADARDHRAIPEAKTLHQLESKLLIRDAIREHDDLIQSSFRRLLASHFTLSVYFGKNLAKSYDKLAKRLYALFPCPLVQYQFHKKDGKWKLKEVVQLGLHQTPEEHHDFIKEQLDSMLHKRWRRDNPNKTYRYEIAILVNEQEANSPSDAGALAKFCKAAQTLDMRAEIISPRDLPRLMEFDALFMRETTRLDNHTIRFSLKAERSGMVVIDDPESIRRCCNKVYLAELLRTRNIPTPRSTLITRRNLQEVAPTFSFPLVVKIPDGSFSIGVHKVKSEEELLTLCKELLGTSSILIAQEFVPTEFDWRIGIIDGRPLYACRYYMSKGHWQIYNHAVKGADSTGDSNGVPIDQVPAVVLDTALKASSLIGKGLYGVDIKQSGDTAMVIEVNDNPSIDAGVEDELIGDELYLAIMNTFLKRLEAKRERASQQNEPSS
- a CDS encoding glutamate-cysteine ligase family protein — protein: MITTDRPTLSLFQAFGIELEYMIVDRDSLRPRPIAESILLDADGNTVQEVSLGSIDVSNELATHVLEFKTAAPTSDLEKLENDFAAAITEMNKRLATQNAMLAPGGMHPFMNPEIEGRTWSKGDRTIYETYDRIFSCKSHGWFNLQSCHINLPFANEQEFARLHAAIILILPYLPALCASSPFIEGEHRGSLDTRILVYKNNQIKVPEIIGSIIPEPVFSYAEYQSQILQKTYAAIAPLDPDGILQYEWLNSRGAIARFDRNAIEIRLLDTQECPTQDIGICSLIIALLEKLCSLDIDELKTLARRYPPERRKQQLLAIAQDGFEADLDLRDLADVFQLNAKATTVGELWDRVVDELKQHPRVSKRKEALGYVLQEGNLAERLLNHVGATPTQKQLETALRELANCLAQGKPFVPNNR
- a CDS encoding N-formylglutamate amidohydrolase; amino-acid sequence: MQTVPIPGYSFIVTAEHATDVIPRSCIELLTGLIASSETHQIYDPGTKAIGVELASRLESSLLLGTCTRLAIDLNRSLGSASLFSPPVFAASEGLKIDLINDHYAPFRCETQQLIRKQISAGNTVVHLSLHSFTKVFLGQRREVDLGVLFDDQRSRESAVARAWLRNLKRVLPDLTIRENEPYHGREDGHTTALRRQYPDSQYIGIEIELSQELDLELDAELYAKVIANSLLRTLTVPPSHS
- a CDS encoding TMEM175 family protein — protein: MTWSAESLSSLPCKDGFRMRGEAMTRMEVFSDAAFAFAVTSLVMWTVTIPGNYAELLEALKRVPGFALCFAQIAVFWIAHRSWSRRYGLEDRWTTGLTLFMIFTVLVYVFPLRLIFSTFLSWATQGWVPQDFEANEAFEVKGLFAIYGVGFMALTGSLMALYWRSYRSREELGLNEIELALTRTGIAIWLTQFLVGLLSTLWAATMPERIGVYAGFAYFLLPIAMAIISRHYGKKLAAARNGSVAEETSMLESGPAAAGSDR